Within the uncultured Bacteroides sp. genome, the region GACAGGTATCCCGATATGGAGTCAGCAGATGGAATCAATGCCTTGGAAAGTGCCTATAAAAACACGGATAAACATGGCATTTATACCTTCTCCAGACAGCAGATCCGGGTTCTTTTTGCCCAGAACTACCTCTCCACGAAGTACGAATTTCGCTACAATGAAATAAAAAGCACGGTAGAGTACTGCGAAAAAGAGGGCGATCACGAGTTCATTCATGTGGACGATCGTGTGAGAAACAGCCTGTGGGTGGAACTCTCCGAGCATGGAGCCGAGTGTTCTACGGAACAGCTGCACTCCATCCTGAATTCCGACTTCAGCACCACCTACAATCCGCTGAAGGAGTATTTTGAAAACCTGCCCTCGTGGGACGGGAAAGACCATATCGGGATATTTGCCGACCGCGTGCAGACCACCCGACAGAGCTACTGGAAAGTCTGTTTCGAGAAATGGCTGTGCGCCATGGTGGCCACCGTAATATTCCCGGATGTGCACAACCACACCGTGGTTACCATGGCCGGTAATCAGAGCATCGGAAAAACCACCTTCAGCCGTAGCATCCTGCCACCGGAGCTAAAGGAGTATTATTGTGAGGACAAGATCAATCCCGATAACAAGGACGATATGATCAAGGTGTACCAGTCGCTCATTATCAACACCGAGGAGGTGGACGGAATGACCGGCAAGGAGCTGAACCAGTACAAAGCCCTGATCACCCGTTCAAACATGCTTATCCGCCTGCCCTACGACCGCAGCACCAAAGTGCGCAAGCGTCTGGCATCGTTTATGAGCACCACAAATAACAGAGACATCCTGAACGATTATACCGGTACAAGACGTTTTCTCTGCTTTGAAACGCTCAGTTTCGACAATGAGAGTCCCATAAACTATGAACAGCTCTATGCCCAGGTAATGCACAAGCTCATAGTGGAAAAATTTAAATACTGGTTTGATAAGGACGAGGCTAAGAAAATCAATAAGAACAACGAAAGCTTTGTGCAGCTCACTGCGGAAGAAGAGCTTGTGGCAACCAACTTCCGGATACCGGGTACAGCAGACAAAATCTCCTATCTCACCGCCAGTGACATAGCCGACCTCCTTCACAAGAGAAACGGCATCCTCATCACCCATGCAGGCAAAATCACCATTGGGCGTGCCTTGCGTAAATTAGGTTACAGTCACATCACCTGCTGCGGAGGAACCAGTAAGTATGTGGTGCACGTCATTCATTTCGAGGAAGTAACACTCAACAAACACATCAA harbors:
- a CDS encoding VapE domain-containing protein, producing the protein MKDTCKMSYMLNHSQIGKEISMEEFVEEIRSNKHKEKIEEIRRLHAAGETGEANRLKSTLQGVVTAGLFHGRRIADCIREYTFQCVLDFDGIPVEQRGELRQTVENCPYTRLRYTSPRQGEKIVVCGEPVEIPAEWTQEQRVSFFRKYHKCMFGQLVILYEKLTGCKIDVSGSDLSRISYVSHDGQAYYDPGSVLFPVDLNGSQGKRPRISRSAVPVYQDNRLIPESDHSLNAELHRMQARTRQAMAEQGIMPLGEEGNQTKQQEKIKKSEVMLFRICEMLVKRDKNYEEGNRNNFLFVLACKCNEYGVEKELTFSLMADRYPDMESADGINALESAYKNTDKHGIYTFSRQQIRVLFAQNYLSTKYEFRYNEIKSTVEYCEKEGDHEFIHVDDRVRNSLWVELSEHGAECSTEQLHSILNSDFSTTYNPLKEYFENLPSWDGKDHIGIFADRVQTTRQSYWKVCFEKWLCAMVATVIFPDVHNHTVVTMAGNQSIGKTTFSRSILPPELKEYYCEDKINPDNKDDMIKVYQSLIINTEEVDGMTGKELNQYKALITRSNMLIRLPYDRSTKVRKRLASFMSTTNNRDILNDYTGTRRFLCFETLSFDNESPINYEQLYAQVMHKLIVEKFKYWFDKDEAKKINKNNESFVQLTAEEELVATNFRIPGTADKISYLTASDIADLLHKRNGILITHAGKITIGRALRKLGYSHITCCGGTSKYVVHVIHFEEVTLNKHINDEVEKEPEATQQKLDI